Proteins from one Hydrogenophaga sp. SL48 genomic window:
- a CDS encoding BTH_I0359 family protein, which produces MHMLYDSDAFAVVHILANAPEDDEAERLAGPQIPRHGFEIVDKRSGKEVYLDGSWAEMFQIQITAWQQNTPSQEEVEDTLEGYASLAQMPVVMH; this is translated from the coding sequence ATGCACATGCTTTACGACTCGGATGCCTTTGCCGTCGTCCACATCCTGGCCAACGCGCCGGAAGACGACGAGGCCGAACGCCTGGCCGGGCCCCAGATCCCGCGCCACGGTTTTGAGATCGTGGACAAACGCTCGGGCAAGGAGGTCTACCTCGACGGCTCCTGGGCCGAGATGTTCCAGATCCAGATCACCGCCTGGCAGCAGAACACCCCCTCGCAGGAGGAGGTCGAAGACACGCTTGAGGGTTATGCCTCGCTGGCGCAGATGCCGGTGGTCATGCATTGA
- a CDS encoding DUF3108 domain-containing protein, which produces MNAPTVHRPTVHPGEAAPRGSVLLGLGAGVLLAHLSLLSGGLSGFSLDFFAAPDTELAGTAPTPGQPTPPATATADLPQALPEPVRTSRVRWIMPKAPEPEPVPEPEPPPKVVQKAPPPEPEPEPEPEQVEPVVDAPIEPVPEIVTVEPVIEEPPTEVAMVPPPEPVPEPAVAPQPPVSDLPAGAQVAAGTVRGAGVGVSDARLAPAVAPPSAQLKYDVKGLAKGFNYTATGRLDWTNNGSQYEASMTVKALFLGSRGQTSMGGLNDKGLAPDRFTDRSRSERAAHFERASAKVRYSNNAPDAVLLPGMQDRLSVNFQLAGLFNARPDAYAEGQTLRLPVSSIDMAEVWLFQVGPQGAETLPAGEVVARKLTRSPRREFDRKVEIWLAPSLSHLPVRLRITEQNGDFVDMKLDELPVLPTVH; this is translated from the coding sequence ATGAACGCGCCCACCGTGCACCGACCGACCGTCCATCCAGGCGAAGCGGCTCCCCGTGGCAGCGTGCTGCTCGGGCTGGGCGCCGGCGTGCTGCTGGCGCACCTGAGCCTGCTGAGCGGCGGCCTGTCGGGCTTCTCGCTGGACTTCTTTGCGGCACCGGACACGGAACTGGCGGGCACCGCCCCCACGCCCGGCCAACCCACACCGCCCGCCACGGCCACCGCAGATCTCCCGCAGGCCCTGCCCGAACCGGTTCGCACCAGCCGGGTGCGCTGGATCATGCCCAAAGCACCGGAACCCGAACCCGTGCCAGAGCCCGAGCCGCCTCCCAAGGTCGTCCAGAAGGCGCCACCGCCCGAACCCGAGCCCGAACCGGAACCCGAGCAGGTCGAGCCGGTGGTTGACGCACCGATCGAGCCTGTGCCCGAGATCGTGACCGTCGAGCCGGTGATCGAGGAGCCACCCACCGAGGTGGCCATGGTGCCCCCGCCGGAACCGGTGCCGGAGCCGGCGGTCGCGCCGCAACCCCCGGTGTCGGACCTGCCCGCCGGCGCACAGGTCGCTGCGGGCACGGTGCGGGGCGCGGGGGTCGGGGTGTCCGACGCCCGCCTGGCGCCTGCCGTGGCGCCGCCCAGCGCGCAGCTCAAATACGACGTGAAGGGCCTGGCCAAGGGCTTCAACTACACCGCCACCGGCCGCCTGGACTGGACCAACAACGGCTCCCAGTACGAAGCCAGCATGACGGTCAAGGCGCTGTTCCTGGGCAGCCGCGGCCAGACCAGCATGGGCGGCCTCAACGACAAGGGCCTTGCCCCGGACCGTTTCACCGACCGCAGCCGCAGTGAACGGGCCGCGCACTTCGAACGCGCCAGCGCCAAGGTCCGCTACAGCAACAACGCGCCCGACGCCGTGCTGCTGCCGGGCATGCAGGACCGGCTGTCGGTCAACTTCCAGCTCGCCGGCCTGTTCAATGCCCGCCCGGACGCCTACGCCGAAGGGCAAACGCTGCGCCTGCCGGTCAGCAGCATCGACATGGCCGAGGTGTGGCTGTTCCAGGTCGGCCCCCAAGGGGCCGAGACCCTGCCCGCCGGGGAGGTGGTGGCGCGCAAGCTCACCCGCAGCCCGCGGCGGGAATTCGATCGCAAGGTCGAGATCTGGCTGGCACCCAGCCTGTCGCACCTGCCCGTGCGGCTGCGCATCACCGAACAGAACGGTGACTTTGTGGACATGAAGCTGGATGAGCTGCCGGTCCTGCCAACGGTCCACTGA
- a CDS encoding IclR family transcriptional regulator, with product MPAAKSPATPKSPARREPPVNDTDHLRAGIQSVEVGFELLNALSQAPGALMLRDLAAAAGMSAAKAHRYLVSFQRMGLVMQDPVSTRYDLGPAALRLGLASLSRLDAVKLARERIDGLLAETGHTLAIAVWGNQGPTMVHWSEAPQTVPVTLRLGDVMPLLTSATGRCFAAFMGQEGRDAQRIAPMIREELARVKKMPRSGLPLVDVPQTLQDVQAILEETRAQGLGRVVHSLLPGVGGFCAPVFDAQGRLALGLVVLGSVATLDTDWAGTPASALRRCAQQLSADLGHRQPA from the coding sequence ATGCCTGCAGCGAAATCCCCCGCCACGCCGAAGTCACCCGCCCGCCGCGAACCCCCGGTCAACGACACCGACCACCTGCGCGCGGGCATCCAGTCGGTCGAGGTCGGCTTCGAGCTGCTCAACGCCCTGTCGCAGGCCCCCGGCGCGCTGATGCTGCGCGACCTGGCCGCCGCCGCCGGCATGAGCGCGGCCAAGGCGCACCGCTACCTCGTGAGTTTCCAGCGCATGGGCCTGGTGATGCAGGACCCGGTGAGCACGCGTTACGACCTGGGCCCCGCCGCGCTGCGGCTCGGCCTGGCCAGCCTGAGCCGGCTGGACGCGGTGAAACTGGCGCGCGAACGCATCGACGGCCTGCTGGCCGAAACCGGCCACACGCTGGCCATCGCCGTCTGGGGCAACCAGGGCCCGACCATGGTCCACTGGAGCGAAGCGCCGCAGACCGTGCCGGTCACGCTGCGGCTGGGCGACGTGATGCCTTTGCTCACCTCCGCCACGGGGCGCTGCTTTGCCGCGTTCATGGGGCAGGAGGGCCGCGACGCCCAGCGCATCGCGCCGATGATCCGCGAGGAACTGGCGCGCGTGAAGAAGATGCCCCGCAGCGGCCTGCCGCTGGTGGACGTGCCACAGACGCTGCAGGACGTGCAGGCCATTCTGGAAGAGACCCGCGCCCAGGGCCTGGGGCGCGTGGTGCACAGCCTGCTGCCGGGCGTGGGCGGTTTCTGTGCCCCGGTCTTCGATGCCCAGGGGCGCCTCGCGCTCGGCCTCGTGGTGCTCGGTTCGGTGGCCACGCTCGACACCGACTGGGCCGGTACACCGGCCAGCGCGTTGCGGCGCTGTGCGCAACAACTCAGTGCCGACCTCGGCCACCGCCAGCCTGCCTGA
- a CDS encoding fumarylacetoacetate hydrolase family protein, whose amino-acid sequence MKLATYKDGSRDGQLVVVSRDLSTAHYATGIATKLQQVLDDWNFLSPQLHDLYVTLNQGKARHAFPFDPAMCMAPLPRAYQWADGSAYLNHVELVRAARHSEVPATFYSDPLMYQGGSDDFIGPRDDVVVPSEDFGIDFEAEIAVVTGDVPMGCTPEQALDGIRLVMLVNDVSLRNLIPNELAKGFGFFQSKPATAFSPVAVTPDELGDAWQGGRLHLTLQSTWNGRKVGMCDAGPEMTFHFGQLIAHIGKTRNVRAGSIVGSGTVSNKGIEVDGKKDWPKGYSCIAEKRCIETILDGKPTTEFMKFGDTIRIEMKGKDGQSIFGAIDQKIASLD is encoded by the coding sequence ATGAAACTCGCCACTTACAAAGACGGATCACGCGACGGACAACTGGTGGTGGTCTCGCGCGACCTTTCGACCGCCCATTATGCGACGGGCATCGCCACCAAGCTGCAGCAGGTGCTGGACGACTGGAACTTCCTCAGCCCCCAGTTGCACGACCTGTATGTCACGCTGAATCAGGGCAAGGCGCGCCATGCATTTCCCTTCGATCCGGCCATGTGCATGGCACCGCTGCCGCGGGCTTACCAGTGGGCCGACGGCTCGGCCTACCTGAACCACGTCGAGCTGGTGCGCGCGGCGCGCCACAGCGAGGTGCCGGCCACCTTCTACAGCGACCCGCTGATGTACCAGGGCGGCAGCGACGACTTCATCGGCCCGCGCGACGACGTGGTGGTGCCGAGTGAAGACTTCGGCATCGACTTCGAGGCCGAGATCGCCGTGGTCACGGGCGACGTGCCCATGGGCTGCACCCCCGAGCAGGCACTCGACGGCATCCGCTTGGTGATGCTGGTCAACGACGTGTCGCTGCGCAACCTGATCCCCAACGAGCTGGCCAAGGGCTTCGGCTTCTTCCAGAGCAAACCGGCCACAGCCTTCAGCCCGGTCGCCGTCACGCCCGACGAGCTGGGCGACGCCTGGCAGGGCGGGCGCCTGCACCTCACGCTGCAGTCGACCTGGAACGGCCGCAAGGTCGGCATGTGCGACGCCGGCCCCGAAATGACCTTTCATTTCGGCCAGCTCATCGCCCACATCGGCAAGACGCGAAACGTCCGCGCCGGCTCCATCGTGGGCAGCGGCACGGTGAGCAACAAGGGCATCGAGGTGGATGGCAAGAAGGACTGGCCCAAGGGCTACAGCTGCATCGCCGAAAAGCGCTGCATCGAGACCATTCTGGATGGCAAGCCGACGACCGAATTCATGAAGTTCGGCGACACCATCCGCATCGAGATGAAGGGCAAGGACGGCCAGAGCATCTTCGGCGCCATCGACCAGAAGATCGCGTCGCTGGACTGA
- a CDS encoding VOC family protein codes for MSIQPTTLPARSLFHFAFHVTDLDEARRFYGGVLGCTEGRSTDTWVDFDFFSHQISLHLGEPFKTTRTGRVGEHLVPMPHFGLVMRLPEWQALAARLQAAGVDFVLPPQCRFEGQPGEQWTMFFCDPFGNPIEVKGFATLDAMFAS; via the coding sequence ATGTCCATCCAGCCCACCACCCTGCCCGCGCGCAGCCTGTTTCACTTCGCGTTCCACGTCACCGATCTTGACGAGGCGCGCCGCTTCTACGGCGGCGTGCTGGGTTGCACCGAGGGCCGCAGCACCGACACCTGGGTGGACTTCGACTTCTTCAGCCACCAGATCTCGCTGCACCTGGGGGAGCCGTTCAAGACCACGCGCACCGGCCGGGTGGGCGAGCACCTGGTGCCAATGCCTCATTTCGGTCTCGTGATGCGCTTGCCCGAGTGGCAGGCGCTGGCAGCGCGCCTGCAGGCCGCGGGCGTGGACTTCGTGCTGCCGCCGCAATGCCGCTTCGAAGGGCAGCCGGGCGAGCAATGGACGATGTTCTTCTGCGATCCCTTCGGCAACCCGATCGAGGTGAAGGGATTTGCCACGCTGGACGCGATGTTCGCCAGCTGA
- a CDS encoding TraR/DksA family transcriptional regulator — protein sequence MTTPLSDTFSQQLRGMRADVLAQLRAQRGGQIGRAEAAAEAREHESDDWAQADAERDLAFALEERESAELIAIDAALQRIADGSYGLCVDCGDAIANARLHANPTALRCVGCQDKTEQASGAVRPASY from the coding sequence ATGACCACCCCCCTCTCAGACACCTTTTCCCAACAGTTGCGCGGCATGCGCGCAGACGTGCTGGCCCAATTGCGCGCGCAGCGCGGCGGCCAGATCGGCCGGGCCGAAGCGGCCGCCGAGGCCCGTGAGCACGAGAGCGACGACTGGGCGCAGGCCGACGCCGAACGTGACCTGGCCTTTGCGCTGGAAGAGCGCGAGTCGGCCGAGCTGATTGCCATCGACGCCGCGCTGCAGCGCATCGCCGACGGCAGCTATGGCCTGTGTGTCGACTGCGGCGACGCCATCGCCAACGCCCGGTTGCACGCCAACCCCACGGCCCTGCGCTGCGTGGGCTGCCAGGACAAGACCGAACAGGCCAGCGGCGCGGTGCGCCCGGCCAGCTACTGA
- a CDS encoding enoyl-CoA hydratase/isomerase family protein codes for MPAVDYSRYQTLAITRRGPAVNGVPSVLDIQMRADGPGGNGKLPTAGHDGHWELSEIWRDVGRDDSVRCAVLRGSGQGFSGGGDLALVQDMATDFEVRTRVWKEARDLVYNVINCDKPIVSAMHGPAVGAGLVAGLLADISIAAKSAKIVDGHTRLGVAAGDHAAIVWPLLCGLAKAKYYLMLCEPISGEEAERIGLVSLAVDEAQLLDKAYEVADRLASGSQTAIRWTKYSLNNWLRQAGPAFDTSLALEFMGFAGPDVREGVASLRERRAPRYGVDD; via the coding sequence ATGCCCGCCGTCGACTACAGCCGTTACCAGACCCTCGCCATCACCCGGCGCGGCCCCGCCGTGAACGGCGTGCCTTCGGTGCTCGACATCCAGATGCGCGCCGATGGCCCGGGCGGCAACGGCAAGCTGCCCACCGCCGGCCACGACGGTCACTGGGAGCTGAGCGAGATCTGGCGCGATGTGGGGCGTGACGACTCGGTGCGCTGTGCCGTGCTGCGCGGCAGCGGCCAGGGTTTCTCGGGCGGCGGCGACCTCGCGCTGGTGCAGGACATGGCGACCGATTTCGAGGTGCGCACCCGCGTCTGGAAGGAGGCGCGCGACCTGGTCTACAACGTCATCAACTGCGACAAGCCCATCGTCAGTGCCATGCACGGCCCGGCCGTGGGCGCGGGCCTGGTGGCCGGCCTGCTGGCCGACATCTCCATCGCGGCCAAGAGCGCGAAGATCGTCGATGGCCACACGCGCCTGGGTGTGGCGGCCGGTGACCACGCGGCCATCGTCTGGCCCTTGCTGTGCGGGCTGGCTAAGGCCAAGTACTACCTCATGCTGTGCGAACCGATCAGTGGCGAAGAGGCCGAGCGCATCGGGCTGGTGTCGCTCGCGGTGGACGAGGCGCAGTTGCTCGACAAGGCCTACGAGGTCGCCGACCGCCTGGCCTCGGGCAGCCAGACCGCGATCCGCTGGACCAAGTACTCGCTCAACAACTGGCTGCGCCAGGCCGGCCCCGCGTTCGACACCTCGCTGGCGCTGGAATTCATGGGTTTTGCCGGGCCCGATGTGCGCGAAGGTGTGGCATCCTTGCGTGAGCGACGCGCCCCCCGCTACGGCGTGGACGACTGA
- a CDS encoding PhaM family polyhydroxyalkanoate granule multifunctional regulatory protein: MSDASGFGKFVPGFEFLQNLAGQAAGGVVQGLGKSVPQMPNLGNWVAPTFNVEDLEKRIDELKAVQFWLDQNAKALAATIQALEVQKMTLATLKTMNFSLGDVANSLKLKATEAMAGFAGVVPAPAAPKGFAGLEIPPRTYGERAPEPEVEDNEEDAEDDAPEEAAAPEPVKKSRKAAAAATGEPSALTGGVIDPLQWWGALSQQFQQIATTAMKDVAKQGALDATRNVASGLTEQAVKTATGMAGKAGRKIGDSVARNVGMAAGMGQAAVRAVSGKKAPVKAKAPAPAPAPKAKAKAKPQPAAKKKAVRRPAASPAPVAAQPLSTGDWPMPTAFFPGFMPAQKPAAAPAARKAAAKKKPAARR, encoded by the coding sequence ATGAGCGACGCCAGCGGTTTCGGCAAATTCGTGCCCGGTTTCGAGTTCCTGCAAAACCTCGCGGGGCAGGCCGCCGGTGGCGTGGTCCAGGGCCTGGGCAAAAGCGTGCCGCAGATGCCCAACCTCGGCAACTGGGTGGCCCCCACCTTCAACGTCGAGGACCTGGAAAAACGCATCGACGAGCTCAAGGCCGTGCAGTTCTGGCTCGACCAGAACGCCAAGGCGCTGGCCGCCACCATCCAGGCGCTGGAGGTGCAGAAGATGACGCTGGCCACGCTCAAGACCATGAACTTCAGCCTGGGCGACGTGGCCAATTCGCTCAAGCTCAAGGCCACCGAGGCCATGGCCGGGTTCGCCGGGGTCGTGCCGGCCCCCGCTGCGCCCAAGGGCTTCGCCGGTCTGGAGATCCCGCCCCGCACCTACGGTGAGCGGGCGCCCGAGCCGGAAGTCGAAGACAACGAGGAAGACGCGGAGGACGACGCCCCCGAGGAAGCCGCCGCACCCGAGCCGGTGAAGAAGTCGCGCAAGGCCGCCGCAGCGGCGACGGGCGAGCCGTCCGCGCTCACCGGCGGCGTGATCGATCCGCTGCAGTGGTGGGGCGCGCTGTCGCAGCAGTTCCAGCAGATCGCGACCACGGCGATGAAAGACGTGGCCAAACAGGGCGCGCTCGACGCGACGCGCAACGTCGCCAGCGGCCTGACCGAGCAGGCGGTGAAGACGGCCACCGGCATGGCCGGCAAGGCGGGCCGAAAGATCGGCGACAGCGTGGCACGCAATGTCGGCATGGCGGCCGGCATGGGCCAGGCGGCGGTGCGCGCGGTCAGCGGCAAGAAGGCCCCGGTCAAGGCCAAGGCCCCAGCCCCGGCGCCCGCTCCGAAAGCCAAAGCCAAAGCCAAACCCCAGCCCGCCGCGAAGAAAAAGGCGGTGCGCCGCCCCGCCGCCAGCCCGGCGCCCGTGGCGGCGCAGCCCCTGTCCACCGGCGACTGGCCGATGCCCACCGCCTTTTTCCCCGGCTTCATGCCGGCCCAGAAGCCCGCCGCCGCCCCGGCCGCGCGCAAGGCCGCCGCCAAAAAGAAACCCGCTGCGCGCCGCTGA
- a CDS encoding FIST signal transduction protein has translation MKLFPYAHATHPQWRMAAALVLAQLRAQMALPTYAHAPALALLYITDHYAAQAQDILSHLSAELPEVTDWAGTVGVGIAANNVEYFDEPALAVMLCDLSPDQYRVFSGVAPLPASGSEPGGFVAHTALLHADPGSNDLAELIAEVAERTQSGYVFGGLVGSRSASVQFAASSAGNLNGQGAAGGVLSGGLSGVAFGPDVALVSRVTQGAQPVDREREITAVDGNLVLELDGEPALDVLLRELGVSLAQPQQAMERLRRTLVGLTLPQHRLADGEGALRRQVRGQFGPEVLVRHIIGLDPARKGVAIAEHPPLGAQLAFCERHAKAASADLVRVCSEIREELEPEILSLSAITGDASEAEAPAARQIVGAVYVSCSGRGGLHFGAPSAELQIVRRALGDVPLVGFFAGGEIAHQQLYGYTGVLTVFTAPVPAP, from the coding sequence ATGAAGCTCTTTCCCTACGCCCACGCCACCCACCCGCAATGGCGCATGGCCGCCGCGCTGGTGCTCGCTCAGTTGCGCGCGCAGATGGCGCTGCCGACCTACGCCCACGCGCCCGCGCTGGCCCTGCTCTACATCACCGACCACTACGCCGCACAGGCCCAGGACATCCTCAGTCACCTCAGCGCCGAGTTGCCCGAGGTGACCGACTGGGCCGGCACCGTGGGGGTGGGCATTGCGGCCAACAACGTCGAGTACTTCGACGAGCCCGCGCTCGCAGTGATGCTCTGCGACCTGAGCCCCGACCAGTACCGCGTATTCAGCGGCGTGGCGCCGCTGCCCGCGAGCGGCTCCGAGCCTGGCGGCTTTGTCGCCCACACCGCGCTGCTGCACGCCGACCCCGGCTCGAACGATCTCGCCGAACTCATTGCCGAGGTGGCCGAGCGCACGCAGTCGGGCTATGTGTTCGGCGGGCTCGTGGGCAGCCGCTCGGCCAGCGTGCAGTTTGCGGCCAGCAGCGCCGGCAACCTGAACGGGCAGGGGGCGGCCGGCGGCGTGTTGTCGGGCGGGCTCAGCGGTGTCGCCTTCGGGCCGGACGTGGCCCTGGTGTCGCGCGTCACCCAGGGTGCGCAGCCGGTGGACCGCGAGCGCGAGATCACCGCCGTGGACGGCAACCTGGTGCTGGAGCTCGACGGCGAACCCGCGCTCGACGTGTTGTTGCGCGAGCTGGGCGTGTCGCTGGCGCAGCCGCAGCAGGCCATGGAGCGGCTGCGCCGCACGCTGGTGGGTCTCACCCTGCCGCAGCACCGCCTGGCCGACGGCGAGGGCGCGTTGCGGCGCCAGGTGCGCGGCCAGTTCGGCCCCGAGGTCCTGGTGCGCCACATCATCGGCCTGGACCCGGCGCGCAAGGGCGTGGCGATCGCCGAGCACCCGCCGCTGGGCGCGCAGCTCGCGTTCTGCGAGCGCCACGCCAAGGCCGCGAGCGCCGACCTGGTGCGCGTGTGCAGCGAGATCCGCGAAGAGCTGGAGCCCGAAATCCTGAGCCTGAGCGCCATCACCGGTGACGCCTCCGAAGCGGAGGCGCCCGCCGCGCGTCAGATCGTGGGCGCGGTGTATGTGAGTTGCTCGGGACGGGGCGGTTTGCACTTTGGCGCGCCCAGCGCCGAGCTGCAGATCGTGCGCCGCGCGCTGGGCGACGTGCCGCTGGTCGGCTTTTTCGCTGGCGGCGAAATCGCCCACCAGCAGCTCTACGGTTACACCGGCGTGCTGACCGTGTTCACGGCGCCGGTGCCGGCACCCTGA
- a CDS encoding MFS transporter: MNPQPPDANAESPYAWCRLMVSLALMTLGGVGMYSVTVVLPRIQADFDVARGDASLPYTLTMVGFGLGGVLMGKLADRFGVMVPVLGGSVGLGLGLIAAGASGSLWQFSLAQGLLMGLLGTSATFAPLVADTSRWFTRRRGTALAICMSGNYLAGAVWPPVIQHFVESHGWRQTYMGIGAFCLVVMLPLALVLRRRPPELPAPVAAASQPGLSVNTERPLGLSPGTLQALLCVAGVSCCVAMSMPQVHIVAYCTDLGFGAARGAEMLSVMLGMGIASRLISGWISDRIGGLRTLLLGSVLQGVALLMFLPFDGLVPLYLISGLFGLFQGGIVPSYALIVREHFSPAQAGARTGTVLMATLFGMALGGWMSGVIFDLTGSYQAAFINGIGFNLLNLAIVVFLLRRAPRRGQGAGTGAVNTVSTPV, encoded by the coding sequence ATGAACCCGCAGCCGCCCGACGCCAACGCTGAATCACCCTACGCGTGGTGCCGGTTGATGGTGTCGCTGGCGCTGATGACGCTGGGCGGCGTCGGCATGTATTCGGTGACGGTGGTGTTGCCGCGCATCCAGGCCGACTTTGACGTGGCGCGTGGTGACGCCTCGCTGCCTTACACACTGACCATGGTGGGCTTCGGCCTCGGCGGCGTGCTGATGGGCAAGCTCGCCGACCGGTTTGGCGTGATGGTGCCGGTGCTCGGCGGCTCGGTCGGTCTGGGTCTCGGTCTCATTGCGGCGGGCGCGTCGGGCAGCCTCTGGCAGTTCAGCCTGGCGCAGGGCCTCCTGATGGGCCTGCTCGGCACCTCGGCCACGTTCGCGCCGCTGGTGGCCGACACCTCGCGCTGGTTCACGCGGCGGCGCGGCACCGCGCTGGCGATCTGCATGAGCGGCAACTACCTGGCCGGCGCGGTCTGGCCGCCGGTGATCCAGCACTTCGTCGAGTCCCACGGCTGGCGCCAGACCTACATGGGCATCGGCGCCTTCTGCCTGGTGGTGATGCTGCCGCTGGCGCTGGTCTTGCGCCGCCGGCCGCCCGAGCTGCCCGCGCCGGTCGCCGCGGCATCGCAACCGGGTCTTTCAGTGAACACCGAGCGCCCGCTCGGCCTCTCGCCCGGCACGCTGCAGGCGCTGCTGTGCGTGGCCGGCGTGTCGTGTTGTGTCGCGATGTCGATGCCGCAGGTGCACATCGTGGCCTACTGCACCGATCTCGGGTTTGGCGCGGCGCGCGGCGCGGAGATGCTCTCGGTGATGCTCGGCATGGGCATCGCGAGCCGCCTGATCTCGGGCTGGATCTCCGACCGCATCGGCGGCCTGCGCACCCTGCTGCTGGGTTCGGTGCTGCAAGGCGTGGCGCTGCTGATGTTCCTGCCGTTCGACGGGCTGGTGCCGCTGTACCTGATCTCGGGCCTGTTCGGCCTGTTCCAGGGCGGCATCGTGCCCAGCTACGCGCTGATCGTGCGCGAACATTTCTCGCCCGCGCAGGCCGGCGCGCGCACCGGCACCGTGCTGATGGCCACGCTGTTCGGCATGGCGCTGGGCGGCTGGATGTCGGGGGTGATCTTCGACCTGACCGGCTCCTACCAGGCCGCGTTCATCAACGGCATCGGCTTCAACCTGCTGAACCTGGCGATCGTGGTGTTCCTGCTGCGGCGCGCGCCGCGTCGCGGTCAGGGTGCCGGCACCGGCGCCGTGAACACGGTCAGCACGCCGGTGTAA
- a CDS encoding ProQ/FINO family protein, whose protein sequence is MNATDHDTPDNAAPAPADSPAAQPAGADRPPRRNEGRNRGNSGGRNGGGRRPQRPANAERPAGQAPARPHPVLDQLATLVPVLFGEPLLPLKRGIYEDLLAAHPDVLDKDSLKAALALHARSSRYLTVVASGLPRHDLSGQPVEALTPEQVHHALIEVFRRRGARSREDLRPKLRQRILQAYEASGLPRDEYAQRVRGRDEEVNQLTQDALAVAATREAREEALLRAFDASGKTVEAFADMYGMHVLDANRTLERARAHLARQALAPAPDTAVVARAANEADPAPETPPPAP, encoded by the coding sequence ATGAACGCCACCGACCACGACACGCCCGACAACGCCGCACCGGCACCCGCTGACAGCCCCGCGGCGCAACCGGCCGGTGCCGACCGACCGCCCCGCCGCAACGAGGGGCGCAACAGGGGCAACTCCGGCGGTCGCAACGGCGGCGGCCGCCGCCCGCAGCGCCCGGCCAACGCCGAGCGTCCCGCCGGCCAGGCGCCCGCGCGCCCGCACCCCGTGCTCGACCAGCTGGCCACCCTGGTCCCCGTGCTGTTTGGCGAGCCGCTGCTGCCGCTCAAGCGCGGCATCTATGAAGACCTGCTCGCGGCCCACCCCGATGTGCTGGACAAGGACAGCCTGAAGGCCGCGCTGGCGCTGCACGCGCGCTCCTCGCGTTACCTCACGGTGGTGGCCTCGGGCCTGCCGCGGCACGACCTGAGCGGCCAGCCCGTGGAAGCGCTCACACCCGAGCAGGTGCACCACGCGCTGATCGAGGTGTTCCGCCGCCGTGGCGCGCGCAGCCGCGAAGACCTGCGCCCCAAGCTGCGCCAGCGCATCCTGCAGGCGTACGAAGCCTCGGGCCTGCCGCGCGACGAGTACGCCCAGCGCGTGCGCGGCCGCGACGAAGAGGTGAACCAGCTCACCCAGGACGCGCTGGCCGTGGCCGCGACGCGCGAAGCACGCGAAGAAGCGCTGCTGCGCGCCTTCGACGCCAGCGGCAAAACCGTGGAAGCCTTTGCCGACATGTACGGCATGCACGTGCTCGACGCCAACCGCACGCTGGAGCGCGCGCGCGCTCACCTGGCCCGCCAGGCCCTGGCGCCCGCGCCGGACACGGCCGTGGTGGCCCGCGCGGCCAACGAAGCAGACCCGGCGCCAGAGACCCCTCCGCCCGCACCATGA
- a CDS encoding helix-turn-helix domain-containing protein, whose translation MSTTLDLVAAVKKELKAAQMTYADLALAMGMAESSVKRMLAKGDMSLSRVDEICRALKLDFAELARRVADAQPLLKEMTAEQERAVVADKKLLLVAICVLSQWTLEQMTASYRLSEADCVKYLVQLDRIGIIELRPLNRYRLKLAKTFRWRPHGPVMNYFRDHALLDYFAGGFDGSGEGLMLVHGSVSRTLAPLFLERLQRVAQDFAQQHQTDQKLAAKDREGYTLVLAMRSWEFEAFAQLRK comes from the coding sequence ATGAGCACCACCCTGGACCTCGTCGCCGCCGTCAAGAAAGAGCTCAAGGCCGCGCAGATGACCTACGCCGACCTGGCCTTGGCCATGGGCATGGCGGAATCGAGCGTGAAACGCATGCTGGCCAAGGGCGACATGTCGCTCTCGCGGGTGGACGAGATCTGCCGCGCGCTCAAGCTGGACTTCGCCGAGCTCGCGCGCCGCGTGGCCGACGCGCAGCCGCTGTTGAAGGAAATGACGGCCGAGCAGGAGCGCGCGGTGGTGGCCGACAAGAAGCTGCTGCTGGTGGCGATCTGCGTGCTCAGCCAGTGGACGCTGGAGCAGATGACGGCGAGCTACCGGCTCAGCGAGGCGGACTGCGTGAAGTACCTGGTGCAGCTCGACCGCATCGGCATCATCGAACTGCGGCCCCTGAACCGCTACCGCCTCAAGCTGGCCAAGACCTTCCGCTGGCGGCCACACGGCCCGGTGATGAACTACTTCCGCGACCACGCGCTGCTCGACTACTTCGCGGGCGGCTTCGACGGCAGCGGCGAAGGGCTGATGCTGGTGCACGGCTCGGTGAGCCGCACGCTCGCGCCGCTCTTTCTGGAGCGGCTGCAGCGCGTGGCGCAGGACTTCGCGCAGCAGCACCAGACCGACCAGAAGCTCGCCGCCAAAGACCGCGAGGGCTACACGCTGGTGCTGGCGATGCGGAGCTGGGAATTCGAAGCCTTTGCGCAGCTGCGCAAATAG